A region from the Aegilops tauschii subsp. strangulata cultivar AL8/78 chromosome 5, Aet v6.0, whole genome shotgun sequence genome encodes:
- the LOC109783006 gene encoding glutamate dehydrogenase 1, mitochondrial, whose translation MKHSAENRGIKGSHGADAVDPTSLLTEDCDVLLPAALGGVINKDNADAIKAEYIIEASNHPTDPETDEERLAFDNTIVCVR comes from the exons ATGAAGCACTCGGCAGAGAACCGCGGGATCAAGGGCTCCCACGGAGCCGACGCCGTCGACCCGACCTCGCTGCTGACGGAAGATTGCGACGTGCTCCTCCCGGCAGCTCTGGGAGGAGTGATAAACAA GGACAATGCTGATGCCATCAAAGCAGAGTACATCATCGAGGCTTCTAACCACCCAACAGACCCCGAGACCGACGAG GAGAGGCTGGCATTTGACAATACGATTGTGTGTGTGCGTTGA